A genomic stretch from Achromobacter spanius includes:
- a CDS encoding DMT family transporter codes for MNLFLYFLTVVIWGTTWIAIKLQLGVVAIPVSIFYRFALAGLVLFAVLRLTRKLQKLDRRGHWLCVGQGLCLFCLNFLCFYTATQWIPSGLVSVVFSAATLWNALNARLWFGTRIAPRVMVAGAIGFSGLVLLFWPELASQQASHETLLGLGFALLGTFCFSTGNMLSSLQQRAGVRPLTGNAYSMLYGAAILLAGCLVAGLPFQFDSSTPYVGALLYLAIPGSVIAFTAYLTLVGRMGPARAAYCTVLFPVVALGVSTVAEGYQWTPPALVGLALVMSGNLLVFSKWSPFVRRVAA; via the coding sequence GTGAACCTCTTTCTGTATTTCCTGACTGTCGTCATCTGGGGCACCACCTGGATCGCCATCAAGCTGCAACTGGGCGTGGTGGCCATTCCCGTATCGATCTTTTATCGCTTCGCGCTGGCGGGCCTGGTCTTGTTCGCCGTGCTGCGCTTGACCCGCAAGCTGCAGAAGCTGGACCGGCGCGGGCACTGGCTTTGTGTGGGCCAGGGGCTGTGTCTCTTCTGCTTGAATTTCCTGTGCTTCTACACGGCCACGCAATGGATACCGAGTGGCCTGGTGTCGGTGGTGTTTTCGGCCGCGACGCTGTGGAACGCGCTGAACGCCCGCCTGTGGTTCGGCACCCGGATTGCGCCACGCGTGATGGTGGCCGGAGCGATCGGCTTTTCGGGTCTGGTGCTGCTGTTCTGGCCCGAGCTTGCCAGCCAGCAGGCCAGCCACGAAACCTTGCTGGGGCTGGGCTTTGCGCTGTTGGGCACGTTCTGCTTTTCCACCGGCAACATGTTGTCGTCCTTGCAGCAGCGCGCGGGCGTGCGGCCTCTGACCGGCAATGCCTACAGCATGCTCTACGGCGCGGCCATCTTGCTGGCGGGTTGCCTGGTGGCCGGCCTGCCGTTTCAGTTCGACTCGTCGACGCCGTATGTCGGCGCCCTGTTGTATCTGGCGATTCCGGGGTCGGTGATTGCGTTCACGGCGTATTTGACGCTGGTCGGGCGCATGGGGCCGGCGCGCGCCGCCTACTGCACGGTGCTGTTCCCGGTGGTGGCGCTGGGCGTGTCAACGGTGGCCGAGGGCTACCAGTGGACGCCGCCCGCGCTGGTGGGCCTGGCGTTGGTGATGAGCGGCAACCTGTTGGTCTTTTCCAAGTGGTCGCCGTTTGTGCGGCGGGTGGCGGCGTAG
- a CDS encoding sugar ABC transporter substrate-binding protein: protein MTHPRFIFTLRALLFSALLLGATQAMADKYVLISHAPDSDSWWNVIKNSLKQAGEDYGVQVDYRNPATGDIAEMARLIEQAAAANYDGVMVTIADFNVLQRALEKVRAKRIPLITINSGSAEQSEQLGAIMHVGQPEYDAGYAAGLRAKAAGVERFLCVNHYATNPVSFERCKGFADAIGADFRASTLDTGGVDPSAVESKVSAYLRQHPDIQGILALGPDAAGPTLRLLEKAGLTNKIWFASFDLSDELARAIKAGTVQFAIDQQPFLQGYIPVAVMVAMKADRAGGATPAESIQAALKANAKAVARFEEYGLTPVYGPRHISSGPGFITQENLSKVEKYAGQYR, encoded by the coding sequence ATGACGCACCCGCGATTCATATTCACACTGCGCGCCTTGTTGTTCAGCGCACTACTGCTGGGCGCCACGCAAGCAATGGCCGACAAATACGTCTTGATCAGCCACGCACCCGATTCCGATTCCTGGTGGAACGTCATCAAGAACTCGCTCAAGCAGGCGGGCGAGGACTACGGGGTGCAGGTGGACTACCGCAATCCCGCCACCGGCGATATCGCGGAAATGGCGCGTCTGATCGAACAGGCGGCCGCCGCCAACTATGACGGCGTGATGGTCACCATTGCCGATTTCAACGTGCTGCAGCGCGCATTGGAAAAGGTCCGGGCCAAGCGCATTCCGCTGATCACCATCAACTCGGGGTCGGCCGAACAGTCCGAGCAATTGGGCGCCATCATGCATGTGGGCCAGCCCGAATACGACGCCGGTTACGCGGCCGGCCTGCGCGCGAAGGCGGCTGGCGTAGAACGCTTTCTATGCGTGAACCACTACGCCACCAACCCCGTGTCCTTCGAACGTTGCAAGGGCTTTGCCGATGCCATCGGCGCGGACTTCCGGGCCAGCACGCTTGATACCGGGGGCGTGGATCCCAGTGCGGTGGAATCCAAGGTGTCCGCATACTTGCGCCAGCACCCCGACATACAGGGCATTCTGGCCTTGGGTCCGGATGCGGCTGGCCCCACCTTGCGTCTGCTGGAAAAGGCCGGGCTGACAAACAAAATCTGGTTTGCCTCATTCGACCTGTCCGACGAACTCGCTCGCGCCATCAAGGCCGGCACAGTGCAGTTCGCCATCGATCAGCAACCTTTCCTGCAGGGCTACATCCCCGTGGCCGTCATGGTGGCGATGAAGGCGGATCGCGCAGGCGGCGCCACGCCGGCCGAGTCGATTCAAGCCGCGCTGAAAGCCAACGCGAAAGCCGTCGCGCGCTTCGAGGAATACGGGCTGACGCCGGTGTACGGACCGCGTCATATCAGCTCGGGGCCGGGCTTCATCACCCAGGAGAATCTTTCCAAGGTGGAGAAGTACGCCGGCCAGTACCGCTAA
- a CDS encoding helix-turn-helix domain-containing protein, which translates to MGTAASAPADFSVFRTLSRSTATLERASPLGEGMAISQWRRSAHETLGYDTPGHHTLSLYLHGGDKSFRVGRDTLHGGAGKFCVLPAEHYSRWCMNDTVHFLHLYIAPERLAREAVMRLDCEPRALELRDRTYIQDPSLIDVCRQLLGTDWAQPADRLAASSAAETVLHHLLQQGVARKTPQPARGGLAPAVRRRVMDYVDAHLHEPLTLDQLAGVAALSTYHFARMFHTSFGEPPHAWVRARRLAHARGLLAAGKGDLAGIAQASGFGNASHLSRVFREAIGLTPGQYRNAHRQH; encoded by the coding sequence ATGGGCACCGCTGCTTCGGCCCCCGCCGACTTCTCCGTCTTTCGCACCCTGTCGCGTTCCACCGCCACGCTGGAACGCGCGTCGCCCTTGGGCGAAGGAATGGCCATCTCGCAATGGCGGCGCAGCGCGCACGAAACGCTGGGCTACGACACGCCCGGCCATCACACGCTGTCGCTCTACCTGCACGGCGGCGACAAGTCGTTTCGCGTAGGCCGCGACACGCTGCATGGCGGCGCCGGAAAATTCTGCGTGCTGCCGGCCGAACACTATTCGCGCTGGTGCATGAACGACACGGTTCATTTCCTGCACCTGTACATCGCCCCCGAACGGTTGGCTCGCGAAGCCGTCATGCGCCTGGACTGCGAGCCCCGCGCGCTGGAACTGCGCGACCGCACCTACATCCAGGACCCCTCGCTGATCGACGTGTGCCGGCAACTGCTGGGCACCGATTGGGCGCAACCCGCCGACCGCCTGGCCGCCAGCAGCGCCGCCGAAACCGTGCTGCACCATTTGCTGCAACAGGGCGTGGCGCGCAAGACGCCGCAACCCGCGCGCGGCGGCCTGGCGCCCGCCGTGCGCCGGCGCGTCATGGACTATGTGGACGCGCACCTGCACGAACCCTTGACGCTGGACCAACTGGCGGGCGTGGCGGCCTTGTCCACCTACCATTTCGCCCGCATGTTCCACACCTCGTTCGGCGAGCCGCCGCACGCCTGGGTGCGCGCGCGGCGCCTGGCGCATGCGCGCGGGCTGCTGGCGGCGGGCAAGGGTGATCTGGCCGGCATTGCGCAGGCCAGCGGCTTTGGCAACGCCAGCCACCTGTCGCGCGTGTTCCGCGAGGCCATCGGCCTTACCCCCGGCCAATACCGCAACGCGCACCGCCAGCACTGA
- a CDS encoding MurR/RpiR family transcriptional regulator translates to MPKSTTKPVPYATVAQFLGDISHQYPGLSRQLKVVGRYIEQNRDHVALDRIQDMAERCQAQPSAIVRFAKHFGFSGFSDMQQLFRDGMAQQIAPGRSYQDRIRDLIESTPENLSLSTLSHEVIGGGIASLEALSRDLDPTAFDAAVCLLEETPAVWVVASRRSFPVGAYLAYALQHTRKAVHWMSGLGHMQEGQLRSLGAGDVMIAISFIPYAEETVATVTEAVARGARVIAISDSQMSPIARVASATLVVQESSTFGFRSLTSTMSLVQSLFIALAYKLELKFDASETGAAQARARP, encoded by the coding sequence ATGCCGAAATCCACCACCAAGCCCGTCCCCTACGCCACCGTCGCGCAATTTCTTGGCGACATCTCGCATCAGTACCCGGGCCTGAGCCGTCAGCTCAAAGTGGTGGGCAGATACATTGAGCAAAACCGCGACCATGTGGCCCTGGATCGCATCCAGGACATGGCGGAGCGTTGCCAGGCGCAGCCGTCGGCGATCGTCCGCTTCGCCAAGCATTTCGGGTTTTCCGGTTTCTCGGACATGCAGCAACTGTTTCGTGATGGCATGGCGCAGCAGATTGCGCCGGGCCGCAGCTACCAGGACCGGATTCGCGACCTGATCGAATCCACGCCCGAGAATCTCTCGTTGTCGACCTTGTCGCACGAAGTCATCGGCGGTGGCATCGCCAGCCTGGAAGCCTTGTCGCGCGACCTGGATCCCACGGCCTTCGATGCGGCGGTATGCCTGCTGGAAGAGACGCCGGCCGTATGGGTGGTGGCGTCGCGGCGCTCGTTTCCGGTGGGCGCGTATCTGGCCTATGCCTTGCAGCACACCCGCAAGGCGGTGCATTGGATGAGCGGATTGGGCCACATGCAAGAGGGCCAGCTACGCAGCTTGGGCGCGGGCGATGTGATGATCGCCATCTCCTTCATTCCCTATGCCGAAGAAACGGTCGCCACCGTGACGGAAGCGGTGGCCCGCGGCGCGCGCGTCATCGCTATTTCCGACAGCCAGATGAGCCCGATCGCGCGCGTAGCCAGCGCCACCTTGGTCGTGCAGGAAAGCTCCACCTTCGGATTCCGATCCCTGACCAGCACCATGAGCCTGGTGCAATCGTTGTTCATCGCGCTGGCCTACAAACTGGAATTGAAGTTTGACGCCAGCGAAACCGGCGCCGCGCAAGCGCGCGCCAGACCCTGA
- a CDS encoding aminotransferase class V-fold PLP-dependent enzyme → MSAAPSSAPSSAPLSPATLQALRAQTPGTQTSVHFNHAGSSLPSSGTVQAIQAHLHREATQGPMEAGVAARALTESARTLAAQLLNAQPDEIALTSGNSAGWGAAFAALAPWRPGDRILVGRHEWGGNLATMRFSAERAGAVLETIPSDASGCVDADALAAMLDERVRLITLTWLPANGGLINPAAAIGRVARKAGIPYFVDAAQALGQLPIDVADIGCDVLSSVGRKALRGPRGTGLLYVRRGFLDQLTPAFVDTHSAPLGVDGRPMLRADAARLEFAEASMALRCGLAHALQEALELGVDCIRATVDATAQKLRAELAAIPGIAVLDQGREKSGLIAFNLKGWNAPDVQRALAAGGITIGSNGVPYTPLDMEARGLSQIARVSVSPLTHDDEIDRLLDALGRLARSTPA, encoded by the coding sequence ATGTCCGCCGCCCCGAGTTCCGCCCCAAGTTCCGCCCCCCTCAGTCCCGCCACCCTCCAGGCCTTGCGCGCCCAGACGCCGGGCACGCAAACCAGCGTCCACTTCAATCACGCGGGTTCCTCGCTGCCGTCGTCCGGCACCGTGCAAGCCATCCAGGCGCATCTGCATCGCGAGGCCACCCAAGGCCCCATGGAAGCCGGCGTGGCCGCGCGCGCGCTGACGGAAAGCGCCCGCACGCTGGCCGCCCAGTTGCTGAATGCACAGCCGGACGAGATCGCCCTGACCAGCGGCAATTCCGCCGGCTGGGGTGCGGCCTTCGCGGCACTTGCGCCGTGGCGGCCGGGCGACCGCATCCTGGTTGGGCGCCATGAATGGGGCGGCAACCTGGCCACCATGCGCTTTAGCGCCGAGCGCGCGGGTGCCGTGCTGGAAACCATTCCGTCGGACGCCAGCGGCTGTGTGGACGCCGACGCGCTGGCCGCCATGCTGGACGAGCGCGTGCGGCTGATCACGCTGACCTGGCTGCCGGCCAACGGCGGCCTGATCAACCCGGCCGCAGCCATCGGCCGCGTCGCGCGCAAGGCCGGCATTCCCTATTTTGTGGATGCGGCGCAAGCGCTTGGCCAGTTGCCGATTGATGTCGCCGACATCGGCTGCGATGTGCTCAGCAGCGTGGGCCGCAAAGCGCTGCGCGGCCCGCGTGGCACCGGCCTGCTGTATGTGCGGCGCGGCTTCCTGGACCAGTTGACGCCCGCGTTCGTCGACACGCATTCCGCCCCCCTGGGGGTGGACGGCCGGCCCATGCTGCGGGCGGACGCCGCGCGGCTGGAGTTTGCCGAAGCCTCGATGGCGCTGCGGTGTGGCTTGGCCCATGCCTTGCAAGAGGCGCTGGAACTGGGAGTGGATTGCATCCGCGCCACCGTGGACGCCACCGCCCAGAAGCTGCGTGCTGAACTCGCGGCCATTCCCGGCATTGCCGTGCTGGACCAGGGCCGTGAAAAATCCGGCCTGATCGCGTTCAATCTGAAAGGCTGGAACGCCCCCGACGTGCAACGCGCGCTGGCGGCGGGCGGCATCACCATCGGCAGCAATGGCGTGCCCTACACGCCGCTGGACATGGAAGCGCGCGGCCTGTCGCAGATTGCGCGCGTGTCGGTCAGCCCCCTGACCCACGACGACGAAATTGACCGCCTGCTGGATGCGTTGGGCCGGCTGGCGCGATCGACGCCGGCCTGA
- a CDS encoding RidA family protein, whose amino-acid sequence MTQTISGRVSELGYALEAAAAPAANYVPFVLEGNLLTISGQISRKGGKPQYLGQLGNQISDADGIEAARLSALGLLAQIAAATGDRLDRVARVVRLGVFVASTPDFNRQSAIANGASDLMVEVFGDAGRHARSAVGVASLPQGVAVEIEAVIALTSA is encoded by the coding sequence ATGACCCAAACGATTTCCGGCCGCGTCAGCGAACTGGGCTACGCCCTGGAAGCGGCCGCCGCGCCCGCCGCAAACTACGTGCCCTTTGTGCTGGAAGGCAACCTGCTCACCATCTCGGGGCAGATTTCGCGCAAGGGCGGCAAACCCCAGTACCTGGGCCAGTTGGGCAACCAGATTTCCGATGCCGACGGCATTGAAGCGGCCCGCCTGTCCGCGCTGGGATTGTTGGCGCAAATTGCCGCCGCCACCGGCGACCGCCTGGACCGTGTCGCGCGCGTCGTGCGCCTGGGTGTCTTTGTGGCCAGCACGCCTGACTTCAATCGCCAGAGCGCTATCGCCAACGGCGCCTCTGACCTGATGGTGGAGGTGTTCGGCGACGCCGGCCGCCATGCGCGCAGCGCCGTCGGCGTGGCGTCCTTGCCGCAAGGCGTCGCGGTGGAAATCGAAGCCGTCATCGCCCTGACCTCAGCCTGA
- a CDS encoding GntP family permease: protein MSSFDIQLLLTALVSVLVLVALIVSRIRMHPLLALLIVSIGVGFATGMAPTTIVKNLTDGAGKTLGAVGVVIALGAMLGKILADSGTTERLANAILRRTSVRMIPWAMTLVAFVIGIPMFFEVGLVVMLPLIFSVARKLEGQQRFKGSPYIYVGVPVIAALAAMHGMVPPHPGPLTAIATLKTTVGPTMIYGFLAALPAMVLGGPLYGAFLTPRMTTRPDEALLEQFTATTEHGSGASAPSVGLGVLAALLPALLMLVHALAEMLLPKDSSLMHVAAFLGNPLVAMLLGVLFAAVTLVFMRGGDAEKLRDGLGKSLKPIAGIMLIIAGGGAFQQVLTSAKVGDAIVHLTHQFAFPPLILGWLIAMLLSVSTGSATVGIVGAAGLLAPLAGSDPTLNLPLLALSIGCGSLFFNYANHAGFWMVKESFGMTMGEATKTISVVQSIVAVAGLIMVLLFNMLPALG, encoded by the coding sequence ATGTCTTCGTTCGACATTCAGTTGCTGCTCACCGCCCTGGTGAGCGTCTTGGTGCTGGTCGCTCTCATCGTTTCCCGCATACGCATGCATCCGCTGCTGGCGCTATTGATCGTGTCGATCGGCGTTGGCTTCGCCACGGGCATGGCGCCCACGACCATTGTGAAGAACCTGACCGACGGCGCCGGCAAAACGCTGGGCGCGGTCGGCGTGGTCATCGCGCTTGGCGCCATGCTGGGCAAGATCCTGGCGGATTCCGGCACCACCGAGCGCCTGGCCAACGCCATTTTGCGGCGCACCTCTGTTCGCATGATTCCGTGGGCCATGACGCTGGTGGCGTTTGTCATCGGCATCCCCATGTTCTTCGAAGTGGGCCTGGTGGTCATGCTGCCGCTGATCTTCAGCGTGGCGCGCAAGCTGGAAGGCCAGCAACGTTTCAAGGGATCGCCCTACATCTACGTGGGCGTGCCGGTCATTGCCGCCCTGGCCGCCATGCACGGCATGGTGCCGCCGCATCCCGGCCCGCTGACCGCCATCGCCACCTTGAAGACCACGGTCGGCCCCACGATGATCTACGGCTTTCTGGCCGCCCTGCCCGCCATGGTGCTAGGTGGCCCGTTGTACGGTGCATTCCTCACGCCGCGCATGACGACCCGCCCCGACGAAGCCTTGCTGGAGCAGTTCACCGCCACCACGGAACACGGTTCGGGCGCGTCTGCACCCAGCGTCGGCCTGGGTGTATTGGCGGCCTTGCTGCCCGCCCTGCTGATGTTGGTACACGCGCTGGCTGAGATGCTGCTGCCCAAGGATTCCAGCCTGATGCACGTGGCGGCCTTCCTGGGCAACCCGCTGGTCGCCATGTTGCTGGGCGTGTTGTTCGCCGCCGTGACGCTGGTGTTCATGCGCGGTGGCGACGCGGAAAAACTGCGAGACGGCTTGGGCAAAAGCCTGAAACCCATCGCCGGCATCATGCTGATCATCGCGGGCGGCGGCGCGTTCCAGCAGGTGCTGACCAGCGCCAAGGTGGGCGACGCCATCGTGCACCTGACGCATCAGTTCGCGTTTCCGCCCTTGATCCTGGGCTGGCTGATCGCCATGCTGCTATCGGTATCCACGGGTTCTGCCACCGTTGGCATCGTGGGCGCGGCGGGCCTGTTGGCGCCGTTGGCAGGATCGGACCCCACCTTGAACCTGCCGCTGCTGGCGCTGTCGATCGGCTGCGGCTCGCTGTTCTTCAACTACGCCAATCATGCCGGCTTCTGGATGGTGAAAGAGTCGTTCGGCATGACGATGGGCGAAGCCACCAAAACGATTTCGGTCGTGCAATCGATTGTGGCGGTGGCAGGCTTGATCATGGTGCTGCTGTTCAACATGCTGCCGGCGTTGGGTTGA
- the gcvA gene encoding transcriptional regulator GcvA produces the protein MRSTRSLPALVSLRAFEAAARRLSFSLAAQELFVTQSAISHHIQRLESELGIALFERRTRAVALTPAGQAYYDHVHAAFELLRQGTDQIRAPAAARITLKVGLLASFATRWLAPRLPAFAAAHPGIDLQLQPDIGLADVAGGEVDVAIRYGRGAWPGVSARLLMTETLSVVCAPALGRGRKRARTPDDLLRHPLLTSHARQPFEWDAWARRFGMDLGRAQTVRLHDYNIVVEAALAGQGLAMGRHRLIAPHLASGALVQALPDAVLQDPRIGWWFVTPRGALTPAALALRDWLAEAARADDPDDAGTH, from the coding sequence ATGCGTTCCACGCGATCCCTGCCCGCCCTGGTATCCCTGCGCGCCTTTGAAGCGGCAGCGCGGCGCCTGAGCTTTTCGCTGGCGGCGCAGGAGCTCTTCGTTACGCAAAGCGCCATCAGCCACCACATCCAGCGGCTGGAAAGCGAACTGGGCATTGCACTATTTGAGCGCCGCACGCGCGCGGTGGCGCTGACGCCCGCCGGGCAGGCCTACTACGACCATGTGCACGCGGCATTCGAACTGCTGCGTCAAGGCACCGACCAGATCCGTGCGCCCGCCGCCGCGCGCATCACGCTGAAGGTCGGCTTGCTGGCCTCATTCGCCACGCGGTGGCTGGCTCCACGGCTACCCGCGTTTGCCGCCGCGCATCCCGGCATCGACCTGCAATTGCAGCCCGACATCGGTCTGGCCGACGTGGCGGGCGGCGAGGTGGACGTGGCCATACGCTATGGTCGCGGCGCATGGCCCGGGGTGAGCGCGCGGCTGCTCATGACGGAAACCCTGTCCGTGGTTTGCGCACCAGCGCTTGGGCGGGGACGCAAGCGCGCCCGCACCCCGGATGATCTGCTGCGCCATCCCCTGTTGACCTCGCACGCCAGGCAACCCTTTGAATGGGATGCCTGGGCGCGGCGCTTCGGCATGGACCTGGGCCGCGCCCAGACGGTGCGCCTGCATGACTACAACATCGTGGTCGAAGCCGCCTTGGCGGGACAAGGGCTGGCCATGGGCCGGCACCGGCTGATTGCGCCGCACCTGGCCAGTGGCGCCCTGGTGCAGGCCTTGCCCGATGCCGTCCTGCAAGACCCCCGCATAGGCTGGTGGTTTGTGACGCCACGCGGAGCGCTGACGCCCGCGGCCCTCGCCTTGCGCGACTGGCTGGCCGAGGCGGCGCGGGCGGATGACCCGGACGACGCCGGCACGCATTAG
- the iolG gene encoding inositol 2-dehydrogenase, giving the protein MKVALFGAGRIGAIHAANLAAMPGLTLATVCDPATGLADALAGKHGARRASEQDALNDPDIHAVLICSSTDTHSDLILRAAHAGKHIFCEKPVDLSTERAIRCQDAVAAANVRCMMGFQRRFDPTFASAHDRLQRGAIGTPEMLIITSRDPGAPSQAYLRQSGGMFRDMLIHDFDVFRWLLGEEATMIHASGSCLTDPRIAEAGDIDSAAVTLRTASGKLCQINASRRAAYGYDQRFEVLGSAGMLACDNHRPTEVEHWTAAGLIQDVPEPFFLQRYREAYRLELDHFFTQLRSGGALGTTIADGVAAQRLADAATQSLSIGQPVEL; this is encoded by the coding sequence ATGAAAGTCGCACTCTTTGGCGCCGGACGTATCGGCGCTATCCACGCCGCCAACCTGGCCGCCATGCCAGGCCTGACACTGGCGACGGTGTGCGATCCCGCCACCGGCTTGGCGGATGCGCTGGCGGGCAAGCACGGCGCGCGCCGGGCAAGCGAGCAAGACGCCCTGAACGACCCCGACATACACGCGGTGCTGATCTGCTCGTCCACCGACACCCACAGCGACTTGATCCTGCGCGCCGCGCACGCCGGCAAGCACATCTTTTGCGAGAAGCCGGTGGACCTGTCCACCGAGCGCGCCATCCGCTGCCAGGACGCCGTGGCCGCGGCGAACGTGCGCTGCATGATGGGCTTCCAACGCCGCTTTGACCCCACCTTCGCCTCGGCCCACGATCGCTTGCAGCGCGGCGCGATCGGCACGCCGGAGATGCTGATCATCACCAGCCGCGATCCCGGCGCGCCCAGCCAGGCTTATCTGCGCCAATCGGGCGGCATGTTTCGCGACATGCTGATCCACGACTTCGACGTCTTTCGCTGGCTGCTAGGCGAAGAGGCAACGATGATCCATGCAAGCGGCTCGTGCCTGACGGACCCGCGCATTGCCGAGGCCGGCGACATCGATTCCGCCGCCGTGACGCTGCGCACGGCCAGCGGCAAACTCTGCCAGATCAACGCGTCGCGCCGGGCCGCCTATGGCTACGATCAGCGCTTCGAAGTCCTGGGCTCCGCCGGCATGCTGGCCTGCGACAACCATCGCCCCACCGAGGTTGAGCATTGGACGGCGGCGGGGCTCATCCAGGACGTGCCCGAGCCGTTCTTCCTGCAACGCTACCGGGAAGCCTACCGACTGGAGCTGGACCATTTCTTCACGCAATTGCGCTCGGGCGGCGCGCTGGGCACCACGATCGCCGATGGCGTCGCCGCGCAACGGCTCGCGGATGCCGCCACCCAATCTCTGTCCATCGGCCAGCCGGTCGAACTTTAA
- a CDS encoding Gfo/Idh/MocA family oxidoreductase: MSTASAPLRVGIAGLGRLGRRHAENLAFHTPDCVLIAACSPVETERAYAEATLGVGKTYSDFNAFLQDPDLDAIVLVTPTSLHADQAIAALQAGKHVFIEKPLALDVADCLRVEAAASARPDLIAMVGFVRRFDPSHAHAFDSVRQGEIGRPFLVRSQTCDRLDPDGGFLAFAPTSGGIFMDCSVHDVDLARWMLGNPKATRAFASGTIAVHEDLAAMGDVDNGLAIVEFEGGARAVFYASRTFAHGHEQHTEIIGTEGKLLIGQGAPRDHVVRSDEHGVRHQATADFFERFSDAFRHELTAFVNACRTDGASPLSLQDATEATRIARAITASLHHGQPQEIQR, encoded by the coding sequence ATGAGCACTGCAAGCGCACCCTTGCGCGTAGGTATCGCCGGCCTGGGCCGGCTTGGGCGGCGGCATGCCGAAAACCTGGCGTTTCATACGCCTGACTGCGTCTTGATCGCGGCCTGCAGCCCGGTCGAAACCGAGCGCGCCTACGCTGAAGCCACGCTGGGCGTAGGCAAGACATACAGCGATTTCAACGCCTTCTTGCAAGATCCCGACCTTGACGCCATCGTGCTGGTCACCCCCACGTCCCTGCATGCCGACCAGGCGATCGCCGCGCTGCAAGCGGGCAAGCACGTCTTCATCGAAAAGCCCTTGGCGCTAGACGTGGCGGATTGCCTGCGGGTGGAAGCGGCCGCGTCGGCACGACCCGACCTGATCGCCATGGTGGGCTTCGTCAGGCGTTTCGACCCCAGTCACGCCCACGCCTTCGACAGCGTTCGGCAAGGCGAAATCGGCCGGCCCTTCCTGGTGCGCTCGCAAACCTGCGACCGCCTGGATCCGGACGGCGGCTTTCTCGCTTTCGCGCCCACCTCGGGCGGCATCTTCATGGATTGCAGCGTGCATGACGTCGACCTGGCGCGCTGGATGCTGGGCAACCCCAAAGCCACGCGCGCGTTCGCCAGCGGCACCATTGCGGTTCATGAGGACCTGGCCGCGATGGGTGACGTGGACAACGGGCTGGCCATAGTTGAATTCGAGGGTGGCGCCCGAGCCGTGTTCTACGCCTCGCGCACATTCGCGCACGGACACGAGCAACACACCGAAATCATCGGCACAGAGGGCAAACTATTGATCGGACAGGGCGCACCGCGCGACCATGTTGTGCGCAGTGACGAGCACGGCGTGCGGCATCAGGCGACGGCCGATTTCTTTGAGCGCTTCTCCGATGCCTTTCGTCATGAGCTGACGGCTTTCGTAAACGCCTGCCGCACGGACGGCGCCTCGCCGCTGTCACTGCAAGACGCCACCGAAGCCACGCGTATTGCCCGCGCCATCACAGCATCGCTGCATCACGGCCAGCCGCAAGAGATTCAGCGATAA